One genomic segment of Oncorhynchus masou masou isolate Uvic2021 chromosome 16, UVic_Omas_1.1, whole genome shotgun sequence includes these proteins:
- the LOC135557688 gene encoding microtubule cross-linking factor 3-like: MDDTTNSAASGAADFPVAASDNSTARLHRAPSPTKSRECAPKPAQKSSSRSKNIVSKGGSRNKVENEGLRTAVVREKEIEKCDVEAFHSDGAETDAVNCNAKKADASREEGTEEIFHQPIDSQTRRSSLRLSCLKGESSQHIGSYRSDGSSTAGSVKGKAKKRGGEAVAASAGCRRNRSGEYVGCVPGLGLWSGGCLQTELIHFHLHKKLKRSGSKMHTKAERAPDAEASAETEPATEAIEAEPVTQQDEGPEDELERLVDENEDLKTEIEEMRTEMDEMRDTFYEEDTCQLQEMRRELERANKNCRILQYRLRKAERKKLRYAQTGEIDEELLRSLEQDLKVAKDVSVRLHHELENVEEKRTKTEDENEKLRQKLIEVEVTKQALQNELDKVKESQKRRGSKEVQRSDKKSAQTPTEDHNEDLKCQLAFIKEEAVLMRKKTAKIDKEKDRLEAELQKYRSFYGDLDSPHPKGEAGGPPSTRESELKLRLRLVEEEANILGRKIVELEVENRGLRAELDDLRGEGEGEGGSGGGAVGRVGVGRGRGHGEAMTELRQQLQLVEDEAELLRRNLADAEDHNKRVMGELNKLRFKAGTHEGGARHGGGVAGGGGLSTEKADALQEELKTARLQINDLSGKVMQLQYENRVLLSNMQRYDLASHLALRGCTSPRDSDADSDAGGTGPTVQRESDDDSSSSRILPPHRKREGPVGGESDSDEVRNQTRCLTPTRGLYTPPPEVAARFLPRSPRDRQQMIDIRVEAERLGRTIDRLIADTATIIAEARVYVSNGDLYGRGSGGEEEDEGGRIREHELLYRINAQMKAFRKELQGFIDRLEVPKPEDREEEPLSMFQPIILLILILVLFSSLSYATIFKLVFLFTLFFVL; encoded by the exons ATGGATGACACGACGAACTCTGCCGCAAGCGGCGCTGCGGATTTTCCAGTGGCAGCATCAGACAATAGCACAGCGAGGCTGCATCGGGCTCCCTCGCCGACCAAAAGCCGGGAATGCGCCCCAAAACCGGCCCAGAAATCCTCCAGTAGATCCAAAAATATAGTTTCCAAAGGAGGGTCGAGGAATAAGGTGGAAAACGAGGGGCTTAGGACCGCTGTCGTAAGGGAGAAGGAGATCGAGAAATGCGACGTGGAAGCTTTTCACTCGGATGGTGCTGAAACCGATGCTGTCAATTGCAATGCAAAGAAGGCGGATGCTAGCAGAGAGGAAGGTACGGAGGAGATATTTCACCAGCCGATAGATTCTCAAACCCGTCGTTCCTCGTTACGTTTATCCTGCCTCAAAGGCGAGTCTTCCCAACATATTGGGTCATACCGGTCAGACGGCTCCAGCACTGCGGGTTCGGTGAAAGGGAAAGCGAAGAAGCGGGGAGGGGAGGCAGTGGCAGCATCAGCAGGCTGCCGCAGGAATAGAAGCGGGGAATACGTGGGCTGTGTGCCGGGCCTTGGTCTGTGGAGCGGGGGTTGCTTGCAGACTGAACTCATCCACTTCCACCTACATAAGAAACTGAAGAGAAGCGGCAGTAAGATGCACACCAAGGCAGAAAGGGCTCCGGACGCGGAGGCCTCGGCCGAGACGGAACCGGCTACAGAGGCCATAGAGGCGGAACCCGTGACACAGCAAGACGAGGGCCCGGAGGACGAGCTGGAGAGACTGGTGGATGAGAATGAAGATCTCAAG ACGGAGATCGAGGAGATGAGGACGGAGATGGACGAGATGCGTGACACTTTCTACGAGGAGGACACGTGCCAGCTGCAGGAAATGAGGCGTGAACTGGAGCGAGCCAATAAGAACTGCCGGATCCTCCAGTACCGACTGCGGAAGGCTGAGAGGAAGAAGCTGCGCTATGCCCAGACGGGAGAGATCGACGAGGAACTACTGAGGAGCCTGGAGCAggacctgaag GTAGCGAAGGATGTGTCTGTGAGGCTCCACCATGAGTTGGAGAATGTGGAGGAGAAACGTACAAAGACAGAGGACGAGAATGAGAAACTGAGGCAGAAACTCATTGAGGTGGAGGTGACCAAACAGGCCCTTCAGAATGAGCTGGACAAAGTCAAGGAG TcacagaagagaagaggaagcaAGGAGGTTCAACGGTCTGACAAGAAGTCTGCCCAGACCCCAACAGAG GACCACAATGAGGACCTCAAGTGTCAGCTTGCTTTCATCAAGGAGGAGGCCGTGTTGATGAGGAAGAAGACAGCTAAGATCGACAAGGAAAAGGACCGTCTGGAGGCGGAGCTACAAAAGTACCGCTCCTTCTACGGGGATCTAGACAGCCCCCACCCCAAGGGTGAGGCCGGGGGACCCCCCAGCACCCGTGAGTCCGAGCTGAAGCTGCGTCTGCGTCTTGTGGAGGAGGAGGCTAACATCCTAGGGAGAAAGATTGTGGAgctggag GTGGAGAACCGGGGACTGAGGGCCGAGCTGGACGACCtcaggggagaaggagagggagaaggggggtcCGGTGGCGGGGCTGTGGGCAGGGTAGGGGTGGGCCGGGGCCGAGGCCATGGGGAGGCCATGACAGAGCTGAGGCAGCAGCTGCAGCTGGTGGAGGACgaggcagagttactgaggaggaacctGGCAGACGCTGAGGATCACAACAAGAGGGTGATGGGAGAACTCAACAAGCTCAGGTTTAAGGCTGGGACCCACGAGGGAGGAGCGAGGCATGGAGGAGGggtggcaggaggaggaggactaagCACAGAGAAGGCAGATGCACTGCAGGAAGAACTGAAAACGGCCCGGCTACAGATTAACGATCTCAGCGGGAAG gtgaTGCAGCTGCAGTATGAGAACCGTGTTCTGCTCTCCAACATGCAGCGCTACGACCTGGCCTCCCACCTGGCCCTGAGGGGGTGCACAAGCCCCCGGGACAGCGATGCAGACAGTGACGCGGGTGGGACCGGCCCAACCGTGCAGCGCGAGAGTGATgatgactcctcctcctcccgcaTCCTGCCCCCGCACCGCAAACGCGAGGGCCCAGTGGGCGGGGAAAGTGACTCAGATGAGGTGCGGAACCAAACCCGCTGCCTCACACCCACCCGAGGTCTCTACACACCGCCCCCAGAGGTCGCCGCCCGCTTCCTGCCCCGCAGCCCACGGGATCGCCAGCAGATGATCGACATCCGGGTGGAGGCGGAGCGTCTTGGCAGGACCATCGACCGGTTAATTGCCGACACAGCAACCATCATCGCAGAGGCGCGGGTGTACGTTTCCAATGGTGACCTGTACGGGCGAGGCAgcgggggtgaggaggaggatgaggggggTAGGATCAGGGAGCATGAGCTGCTGTACAGGATCAATGCCCAGATGAAGGCCTTCAGGAAGGAGCTACAGGGCTTCATAGACAGACTGGAGGTGCCCAAAcctgaggacagggaggaggaaccACTGtcg ATGTTTCAGCCCATCATTTTACTCATCCTCATACTCGTCttattctcctccctctcctatgcCACCATCTTTAAACTTGTCTTTCTGTTTACCCTTTTCTTCGTCCTGTGA
- the LOC135557689 gene encoding uncharacterized protein KIAA0408-like isoform X2 yields MEAIELQQSLKRSGRGWGTERGELLDSFDSEMQEWEDQLQDMQRKIEELYNEVQARRGGNYVTMDNGKNDRMIDCGRGHHDNGFCDPYGSHINATKDHTSAVGAFNHGPNGYGYPVNHKNGGYGYPLSNSAVELGDLLQDYLGHGHGKTRKTNSAINNHLKEITKGSQDQSVHQDEMKRRPVGNERISKVRFADEEAENRKNRVSHRKSSPCRDLNKENTGANPPLRQREGPPIPPRSTSQMAPPDTFSPALDRMSNAPGVLVDRKCGSPSVLRKFGAMLHENEGKTLTDTGVVTNQVPTENKCPTTICQHKGLGGSRTTGRVPVQKCQADSVVLTARMDCSQERGAVKDFRRGSQLGEGRGTSMASYAHPKGLHAGVQRRTQVGGSPKPKARALGRADRDMGLVQGERARRPAPQPGELRVDYRNLSGSYVGAQMIQRGGPVAGQKKDNGLIELLDMLDIEHEFSSCPQAAQTAYRQDTQQMSPADSFSATPTRNFSRPARPANQRPPSRWACCAPTALISSPSGPISHPPSTLARTPSPIARTPSPALKQQSFCSYLLHTETAIM; encoded by the exons ATGGAGGCTATCGAACTACAGCAGAGTCTGAAGCGGTCTGGAAGGGgctggggaacagagaggggggagctTCTGGACAGCTTCGACTCAGAGATGCAGGAATGGGAGGACCAGCTGCAGGACATGCAGAGGAAGATAGAGGAG CTTTACAACGAGGTGCAGGCTCGTCGAGGTGGAAATTATGTCACCATGGACAACGGCAAAAATGATAGGATGATTGATTGCGGCCGTGGGCATCATGACAATGGCTTCTGTGACCCGTATGGCAGCCACATCAACGCCACCAAGGACCACACCAGTGCTGTAGGTGCTTTTAATCACGGCCCCAACGGTTACGGCTACCCTGTCAACCATAAGAATGGCGGCTATGGTTATCCCCTTAGCAACAGTGCGGTGGAACTTGGAGACTTGTTGCAGGATTATCTTGGACATGGTCACGGAAAGACCCGGAAGACCAACTCGGCTATCAACAAT CATCTGAAGGAGATCACCAAAGGGAGCCAGGATCAGTCTGTACACCAGGATGAGATGAAGAGGAGGCCTGTTGGGAATGAAAG GATTAGTAAGGTGCGGTTTGCGGACGAGGAGGCTGAGAACAGGAAGAACAGGGTGTCACACAGAAAGAGTTCCCCTTGCAGGGACCTTAACAAGGAGAACACAGGGGCCAATCCCCCCCTCAGACAGCGAGAAGGTCCTCCCATACCCCCCCGATCCACCTCCCAGATGGCCCCTCCCGACACCTTCTCCCCAGCCCTGGACAGGATGTCCAATGCCCCTGGGGTCCTTGTGGACAGGAAGTGTGGTAGCCCCTCGGTCCTCAGAAAGTTTGGAGCCATGCTCCATGAAAACGAGGGCAAAACCCTCACGGATACTGGTGTGGTGACCAACCAGGTGCCTACCGAGAACAAGTGCCCCACCACCATCTGTCAGCACAAAGGCCTGGGCGGCAGCAGGACGACTGGGCGCGTGCCTGTCCAGAAGTGCCAAGCAGATTCCGTCGTGCTAACAGCGAGGATGGATTGCAGCCAAGAACGAGGGGCAGTGAAAGACTTTAGGAGAGGGAGCCAGCTGGGAGAGGGCAGAGGCACCTCAATGGCTAGCTATGCTCACCCTAAAGGACTCCATGCAGGGGTTCAGAGGAGGACCCAGGTAGGAGGCAGCCCCAAGCCCAAAGCAAGGGCTCTCGGAAGGGCAGACAGAGACATGGGTCTGGTCCAGGGGGAGAGGGCCAGGAGGCCTGCACCCCAGCCTGGGGAACTCAGAGTGGACTACAGGAACCTGAGTGGATCCTATGTTGGGGCTCAGATGATCCAGAGGGGAGGGCCAGTTGCAGGTCAGAAGAAGGACAATGGACTCATTGAGCTACTGGATATGCTGGACATTGAGCACGAGTTCAGCTCCTGCCCACAAGCCGCACAGACTGcctacagacaggacacacagcag ATGAGCCCAGCCGACTCATTCTCAGCAACCCCCACAAGAAACTTCTCTCGTCCTGCTCGTCCAGCTAATCAACGTCCTCCATCCAGGTGGGCTTGCTGTGCCCCCACCGCCTTGATCTCTTCCCCCTCCGGCCCAATTTCCCACCCCCCAAGCACATTGGCACGCACTCCTAGCCCAATAGCAAGAACCCCAAGCCCCGCCCTGAAGCAGCAATCTTTCTGCTCCTATTTGCTCCACACTGAGACTGCCATCATGTGA
- the LOC135557689 gene encoding uncharacterized protein KIAA0408-like isoform X1, whose protein sequence is MEAIELQQSLKRSGRGWGTERGELLDSFDSEMQEWEDQLQDMQRKIEELYNEVQARRGGNYVTMDNGKNDRMIDCGRGHHDNGFCDPYGSHINATKDHTSAVGAFNHGPNGYGYPVNHKNGGYGYPLSNSAVELGDLLQDYLGHGHGKTRKTNSAINNVTLVPLLSQHLKEITKGSQDQSVHQDEMKRRPVGNERISKVRFADEEAENRKNRVSHRKSSPCRDLNKENTGANPPLRQREGPPIPPRSTSQMAPPDTFSPALDRMSNAPGVLVDRKCGSPSVLRKFGAMLHENEGKTLTDTGVVTNQVPTENKCPTTICQHKGLGGSRTTGRVPVQKCQADSVVLTARMDCSQERGAVKDFRRGSQLGEGRGTSMASYAHPKGLHAGVQRRTQVGGSPKPKARALGRADRDMGLVQGERARRPAPQPGELRVDYRNLSGSYVGAQMIQRGGPVAGQKKDNGLIELLDMLDIEHEFSSCPQAAQTAYRQDTQQMSPADSFSATPTRNFSRPARPANQRPPSRWACCAPTALISSPSGPISHPPSTLARTPSPIARTPSPALKQQSFCSYLLHTETAIM, encoded by the exons ATGGAGGCTATCGAACTACAGCAGAGTCTGAAGCGGTCTGGAAGGGgctggggaacagagaggggggagctTCTGGACAGCTTCGACTCAGAGATGCAGGAATGGGAGGACCAGCTGCAGGACATGCAGAGGAAGATAGAGGAG CTTTACAACGAGGTGCAGGCTCGTCGAGGTGGAAATTATGTCACCATGGACAACGGCAAAAATGATAGGATGATTGATTGCGGCCGTGGGCATCATGACAATGGCTTCTGTGACCCGTATGGCAGCCACATCAACGCCACCAAGGACCACACCAGTGCTGTAGGTGCTTTTAATCACGGCCCCAACGGTTACGGCTACCCTGTCAACCATAAGAATGGCGGCTATGGTTATCCCCTTAGCAACAGTGCGGTGGAACTTGGAGACTTGTTGCAGGATTATCTTGGACATGGTCACGGAAAGACCCGGAAGACCAACTCGGCTATCAACAAT GTAACCCTTGTCCCACTTCTCTCTCAGCATCTGAAGGAGATCACCAAAGGGAGCCAGGATCAGTCTGTACACCAGGATGAGATGAAGAGGAGGCCTGTTGGGAATGAAAG GATTAGTAAGGTGCGGTTTGCGGACGAGGAGGCTGAGAACAGGAAGAACAGGGTGTCACACAGAAAGAGTTCCCCTTGCAGGGACCTTAACAAGGAGAACACAGGGGCCAATCCCCCCCTCAGACAGCGAGAAGGTCCTCCCATACCCCCCCGATCCACCTCCCAGATGGCCCCTCCCGACACCTTCTCCCCAGCCCTGGACAGGATGTCCAATGCCCCTGGGGTCCTTGTGGACAGGAAGTGTGGTAGCCCCTCGGTCCTCAGAAAGTTTGGAGCCATGCTCCATGAAAACGAGGGCAAAACCCTCACGGATACTGGTGTGGTGACCAACCAGGTGCCTACCGAGAACAAGTGCCCCACCACCATCTGTCAGCACAAAGGCCTGGGCGGCAGCAGGACGACTGGGCGCGTGCCTGTCCAGAAGTGCCAAGCAGATTCCGTCGTGCTAACAGCGAGGATGGATTGCAGCCAAGAACGAGGGGCAGTGAAAGACTTTAGGAGAGGGAGCCAGCTGGGAGAGGGCAGAGGCACCTCAATGGCTAGCTATGCTCACCCTAAAGGACTCCATGCAGGGGTTCAGAGGAGGACCCAGGTAGGAGGCAGCCCCAAGCCCAAAGCAAGGGCTCTCGGAAGGGCAGACAGAGACATGGGTCTGGTCCAGGGGGAGAGGGCCAGGAGGCCTGCACCCCAGCCTGGGGAACTCAGAGTGGACTACAGGAACCTGAGTGGATCCTATGTTGGGGCTCAGATGATCCAGAGGGGAGGGCCAGTTGCAGGTCAGAAGAAGGACAATGGACTCATTGAGCTACTGGATATGCTGGACATTGAGCACGAGTTCAGCTCCTGCCCACAAGCCGCACAGACTGcctacagacaggacacacagcag ATGAGCCCAGCCGACTCATTCTCAGCAACCCCCACAAGAAACTTCTCTCGTCCTGCTCGTCCAGCTAATCAACGTCCTCCATCCAGGTGGGCTTGCTGTGCCCCCACCGCCTTGATCTCTTCCCCCTCCGGCCCAATTTCCCACCCCCCAAGCACATTGGCACGCACTCCTAGCCCAATAGCAAGAACCCCAAGCCCCGCCCTGAAGCAGCAATCTTTCTGCTCCTATTTGCTCCACACTGAGACTGCCATCATGTGA